A region of the Corticium candelabrum chromosome 4, ooCorCand1.1, whole genome shotgun sequence genome:
AACACAAAATTCTATTTCAGGAGATAAACGATCACAACTTAACAAAgacatttaataatttttggaTTACCGGTAAACGGGCGCGCTCGGATAGTAGTTCTGAAACTGGAATTGACAGGGTGGTAGTTCCTAGTTTGTGTTTGGTAGTTCTGagagttctagaactgtcagaagaGTTCTAGCAATTCGACCATCTCtgagctggaattgttggaactgtggGCATGACAATTCCAACAATTCAAGTTCAAACTGGAAAATTCGAACGCGCCCATAGACACGTATTTTTGTCATGCACATGTGCTACTGCGCATACTCAAGTCAGTGCACATCCACAATGAGCAAAGTTCTGACTTGGAAGGTCGTGCTGCTTGGCCAAGTTGGAGTCGGCAAGACAAGCATCTTTCTGCGATTGCGAGAGAACCGATTCGTTGCAGGCAAGATCTCCGACGGCGTGGATACTGCGAAACTCGACTTTGAAGTGAATGGCCGGCCAGTCAAGGTATTTTTAGTTAGAGACAAACTCTACGGCGTGGGTGATGAGCGCAACGTTTTTATTGATTTTCTAGTGCCAGTCTTGTAGCAGGCTCACATGTAAAACTATTGACATGCAGACTAGTTACACGTCCTTGCTCTAGACAGGTCTACATACTGGGAAAAAATTGGGCCACGCTCCTAGACCTCACAACCCTACGTATACTCTAGGTTCATTCATGATTGTACAGTATTGTTTGAATAAACGCTACTGTGTTTTTAGTTACCCGACGAGAGTTACAGTCgggcctggaattgtcatacgggcaccagacaagactagcgcgagagagtctggggacgcggctaattaagttaagtgtGGGGGCCATAAGttttgaaattcagtgatttgcAGGTGTCACTAAGCATTTGGGGCATCTTCGATtgttttttttaattttcagcGTTTTTATCTGTATACTATAGAATTGTTTGCAAAACAGTATACTTTTATTTCATAGGGCTTTGaacacttgcattgctgaaagcggcaattcttgctttacttgttttgtcagcgGGTTGAATGGAAATGACCAACTTTAGAAATCATACTCAGGTCGCACTAGAACTCTGAAACAGACTATACTTTTTACATAGCTAAAAGATTATATAACTGCATGTACGTATATGCACATATATGGGGTCATCTAAAGTTAACCAACAAACAATGGGGGCCAGAAGTTTGTAGAAAGCATATTTTGCAGGGGGCACATATCAAACTATGCGGACCTTGGCAGATTTCATCTCTTCCCAGACACTTAATAATGACCGGCCCCTAATAGCTACAGTAATACCACTGTGGACGGACCAACAACGGACGGAACCAAGCAACGACCCGGCatattggaatgcagcgcatgcgctcattgttattgctggtgttaattagcatgGCAGATGTCGATGTGCTCTTCATGTTAATTAGAAGGTGCCAGTGTGTCCAGCAACTGTTCAGTGCACCTAGCAGCATAGGGTAGCACTTTTAAGTGCTTCATTACTCCCAGTTGGGACGTTTATTTTAGGGCCTCATTTAACCTGCAAATTCTGCGAAGAAATCAGGGGTGCACAAATAAATTTTACAGATATTCACTATCCTCGGAGTCCCAGAAAGTCACTGTTCCGGCACATACACATGTctgtaccagtaactgtctttGTTGGTTTGAACACAGAATTTTAATTtcagtaattaaaactttttgtctaaattctcaTATTGCTTTAATTTAAGATTGCAGAAATATCAGAAACAACCGGTTATAGGGCATCTTATCAGCTTTTAGTACATGGccagttgttgtgttgcagttAGAACTATGGGACACAGCAGGACACGAGAAGTACCGGACACTAACTGAGCAATACTACCGTGGAGCAAAGGCTTGCATCTATGTCTACGATGTTAACAACGCCGACACATTACACCAGATTGCTCGTTATCACAAGGACGCCCTGACATTAGCAGAGAATCATCTACGCTTTTTGGTTGGCAACAAGATTGACTTGGAAAAAGATAAAACGTTGGATTTACAAACAGCTCAGAACTTTGTAGCAACAAACTGTTGCAGTCAACAATTTGAGATGTCTGCAAAGACAGGGGCAGGAGTAAAGGATGCGTTTCAAGCAATAGCTGAACATCTGGTGAAGAAATTTGCACCCGGATATGACAGTACTACAGCAAACAAGACAGAGCAGCTTTCACCATTAGATATTGTAGGAGCTCCATCTCAGCCTAAGGCTCAGTCCAAGTGTTGTGAATAGATGTGTAAGGTGTAATGAAGGAGGGTTGTGTATTGGTTTTTGTATTCAATGATTTTATACGCAGTCAAGAGTATTATTTTTCTGCAAAAGCTTTCTTACTTGTTGATCCTCTTATACATTGACTTGAAAACACAATAGAGAGTCTTCATGCTGCACTTGTCTCATATTCACTTTCAGAGATAAGATGCATGATTATAATGTAAAGCATGTAGTAAATCAACAAGAGCCAGTCATAATTTCTTGCAAAACTAAACAATAACGCGCCTAATTCCTCTATTTTTGTAACTTTGAGTAGCTTGGTGGGGCATATCTCCGTCTTAAGTATTTGAGGATGTACAAAGGCAAGCAGCTGACGAGAGTGATCACAAGAACTCGCCACACAAAGCCCCATGTCTTCAAGAAAGAAGCATCTAACGAAAACacaaatcaaacacacacacacacacacacacacacacacacacacacacaagttcaTCTCAATTAGTAATGACATtgacaggcaggcacacacagaTTTCGTACCGAAGTATGTGTTTGGAACAGCAAGTGATGCAACATAAAATCCAAGACTGAGCAGTTCGGCTACAATCATCACCCAATGCCACGTTCGAATCGTAAGTGCCACCATCAGTAGCTCTGTTAATATGAGTGATGTGAATGTGATAGCAACAATGTGGATAAACTCATCATCAAACAGTACAAGAGCCCCATACATGATGACTCCTCCCTGATATATACTTATTAATATCCACATAAAGAAGGTTTTAAACGACAACGAACGGCTCTAAAATTACAAAGCACTTACAACACATTGTGGTTACAAAATGAGGTTACAAGTTACAAACTTTTGCAAGATCTTTGTAGAGTTCTGGATACATGAGTGCTGTGTCTGCTGACACATCTTCATCCAGAACAAGAGAGAAGACCGGAAACATGGTGTACACAGTAGCATAGCTAGAGAATGAGTTAAAGTAAAACATGCTATTTGAGATGCTACAGAAACGTTGctggtttggtttggtttggtgtgcgtgcgtgcgtgcgtgtgtgtgtgtgtgtgtgtgtgtgtgtgtgtgcgcgcgcgcgtgtttAATCAATACAAAATTATCTTACCCAACCATCAGATATCCTTCATATAATGCAATAGAAACAAAATAGAAGACAGTTGAAAAGATGGCCTACAATCAGCCAACACAAAGAGATCAAGGATAGTACCATAATGTAGTGCTGAGACTGCATACCTGCATGACTGATATGATAAGACCTCGATGCATTACAAATTGACCAAGTGATGCTGATCGTTTATAACTGCAATAAACATTCATATGAGATGACAGGTAACAAGACACATGAATTCAACAtccacagagacaaacaaacgtacACATAAATCACACATTGCAATGTAAAATCTGACCTATTGCGACCATGCCAAACCAACAACCTTCCAATGTGCTTGAACTGAGTGATAGAGAAGTCTGCAGCTAGAGACGCTTGCTTTCCTTCCTGCACATAAATCAAACTACATTTTTCCACACAGTCTTCAACAATCAACATAATGCCTTACCTTTCCTACAATGCCAATCCCGGCATCTGCTGCCTGGATCATACTGACATCATTCCCGCCATCTCCTATGGGCAGAATACTCAACAGCTTGTCATGATGGTTAAAGCACTGTATGACTGACCTACTGCACAGGTTGGTTTGTGAGTATATTTCTTGAGCAGCTCGACTACTCTGGCTTTCTGGGTTGGCGAGCAGCGACAACAGACAACAGCTGGACTTTGACAAGCAAGTTCAATGAATTCTCCTTCGTAATGAGTGAGACAGACCTTCAGATTCAGATCATTTAGTTAGAgaatgacaaaaacagacagacaacaaacaaaatagtcTTGAGTTTTCCTGTGTGATTTAATATGCAAGACATAACTGTGTGTATACAATAGAAAGACAACATGTCAAACGGATGTCAGACGGATAAACAAAGAGAGTCAGACACACATGCCAAACAGAatacaggcaagcaggcaggtaTAAAAAGACTGGAAAACAGTAGACAGAAACCAAGACAACTCCAGTGTCTGGCAAGTAACATATTTCTACATCACAACTTGCCTCCAATGCAGTTCCTGTGATGACTAACGCACAGTCGCTCTTTCTGCGAAACTCATTAAGTTGCAAGTGAACTTGCTGTCTGTCACAGACCTAAGTAACCAATCACTTATTACACAAAAAATCATCAACCCCGTAACACCTCAACAAGACACCTACCTCTGGAAAACAGTGTATGGCATGATCCTTGGACACAAGTTTAGCACTCGTTGCAATACATATAGCAGTCTCCATCTTATCTCCAGTCAACATCCACGTCTGTATAATcacaacaaaagcaaatatAACATACTACCCACGTACTGTAAACCACAATGTTTCAATATATCGTAAGCAACAATTACAGTCGAATGTCAGTTATCTGAACACTTTCAGACCCAACCCTCTTCATAACTCTGAATACTTCGGATAACTAATGTTAATTCTCCTGGTGCACAAACAGGTGTCTCTGGCTTTCGAGGCTGCCCATGCACATTCATTTAAACCAAATCCATATATACcaaacaacaattgcaaacacacacaaacttgactGACTGCACTCTATTAAGTAAAAATGAGAAAGTAGTTTACCATGTTACTAACATAATGACATTACCCCTTGTTGCACAAACGCGTAAGGCTTACAGCGCGTACTTCTAGAGAGTGTCCGGGGCAATCTGCATTCAGTCAACTGACACATTCGGATAACTGATCATGCGACAGTTTAGTCAATTCTACCGCTTTGTGATAAACACTTGGTCAGAGAAAATACTACAGTAGAACTAGTAGTATACTGTCATACACTAATGTCAGTGGATACGACCATGCCTTCATCAAACTACATACACTGG
Encoded here:
- the LOC134177869 gene encoding ras-related protein Rab-35-like gives rise to the protein MSKVLTWKVVLLGQVGVGKTSIFLRLRENRFVAGKISDGVDTAKLDFEVNGRPVKLELWDTAGHEKYRTLTEQYYRGAKACIYVYDVNNADTLHQIARYHKDALTLAENHLRFLVGNKIDLEKDKTLDLQTAQNFVATNCCSQQFEMSAKTGAGVKDAFQAIAEHLVKKFAPGYDSTTANKTEQLSPLDIVGAPSQPKAQSKCCE